A region from the Enterobacter roggenkampii genome encodes:
- the gspK gene encoding type II secretion system minor pseudopilin GspK: MSRVHQQRGVALLVVLILLVMMSALAAKISQQFCRNLQKTHYQVSQQQLRWAMQAQEKVVKDRLQNDASGESKPLDPAGDWHQPLETQGEDYTVVSQVDDAQDCFNVNNLLAADKVAQDQNASTVPEKPRKEKIVEQILTDGGISQTAAEEIYQQLVDYLDGDATTVKEGAEMDAWSGVVPARQPANQMMRTLAEIKLLPAFPAAAYPKVSKLLCALPDSASKVDVNTLTPEQAPLLAALFPGKLTAEDAVRLIASRPETGWESMDVFSKALEQAFPQLKEELPQVAGLLSINSRYFRVNYTGNTDELTLRVVSQLQVNNEAGEIVTWQRRYRMIE; the protein is encoded by the coding sequence ATGAGCCGGGTCCATCAGCAACGCGGTGTTGCCCTGCTGGTTGTACTGATCCTGTTGGTCATGATGTCGGCCCTGGCGGCCAAAATCAGCCAGCAGTTCTGCCGTAATTTGCAGAAAACCCACTATCAGGTGAGCCAGCAGCAGCTGCGCTGGGCAATGCAGGCGCAGGAAAAAGTGGTGAAAGACCGGTTGCAGAACGACGCCAGCGGCGAGAGCAAACCGCTCGACCCGGCGGGCGACTGGCACCAGCCGCTGGAGACGCAGGGTGAAGACTATACGGTGGTCAGCCAGGTCGACGACGCGCAGGACTGCTTCAACGTCAATAACCTGCTGGCCGCAGACAAAGTGGCTCAGGATCAAAATGCGTCAACCGTGCCGGAAAAACCGCGAAAAGAGAAGATTGTCGAGCAGATCCTGACGGACGGCGGCATCAGCCAGACGGCGGCGGAAGAAATTTATCAGCAGTTGGTGGATTATCTCGACGGCGACGCCACGACGGTGAAAGAGGGCGCGGAGATGGACGCCTGGTCTGGCGTAGTGCCGGCGCGTCAGCCTGCGAATCAGATGATGCGCACCCTTGCCGAGATCAAGCTGCTGCCGGCGTTTCCTGCTGCAGCGTACCCGAAAGTGAGCAAGCTCTTATGCGCGCTGCCGGACTCGGCCAGCAAGGTGGATGTCAATACTCTGACGCCGGAGCAGGCGCCCTTACTGGCAGCCCTGTTCCCGGGAAAACTCACCGCGGAAGATGCCGTACGCCTGATTGCGTCGCGGCCGGAAACCGGCTGGGAAAGTATGGACGTCTTCAGCAAAGCGCTGGAACAGGCCTTCCCGCAGTTGAAGGAAGAGTTGCCGCAGGTGGCCGGGCTGCTCTCCATCAACAGCCGGTATTTTCGCGTCAACTACACCGGCAATACCGATGAGTTAACGCTTCGCGTGGTGAGCCAGCTTCAGGTGAATAACGAAGCCGGTGAAATTGTGACGTGGCAACGTCGTTACCGAATGATTGAATAA
- the gspH gene encoding type II secretion system minor pseudopilin GspH, whose amino-acid sequence MKNQRGFTLLEIILALVIFASCAMMVVSTIPSRSGADIFGQQLKALVDYGSDRAVMDGNIVGLVIATDKYQLVTLDDKNGERHWVPLSAGRITTKGDFPEEMHVSLSPQRLAANVEADPQILFLPDGEIGRFTLTLQSYDKQHHFRVVSQGAAPVSVENDD is encoded by the coding sequence ATGAAGAATCAACGCGGCTTTACGTTGCTGGAAATTATTCTGGCGCTGGTGATATTTGCCAGTTGCGCCATGATGGTTGTCTCAACAATACCCTCACGCAGCGGTGCGGATATATTTGGTCAGCAATTAAAAGCCCTCGTTGATTATGGTTCAGACCGCGCGGTCATGGACGGAAATATTGTCGGGCTGGTGATCGCTACCGATAAATATCAGCTGGTCACGCTCGACGATAAAAACGGCGAACGTCACTGGGTGCCGTTATCCGCCGGCCGTATTACCACGAAGGGCGATTTCCCGGAAGAGATGCACGTGTCGCTCTCGCCTCAGCGTCTGGCGGCTAACGTCGAGGCCGACCCCCAGATCCTCTTTCTGCCGGACGGTGAGATTGGCCGTTTTACGCTGACGCTGCAAAGTTACGACAAACAGCATCACTTCCGCGTGGTGTCGCAGGGCGCGGCCCCGGTTTCGGTAGAGAACGATGACTAA
- a CDS encoding prepilin peptidase, with protein sequence MNGLILVRESYPVGFAAMSGVFGAILGSFLGVVVDRVPGMVLEEESRSNLLFPASHCPVCQHALRAWENIPLLSWLALRGRCRCCKSPIPLRLFLLELLTAVFFALTARWIPDLASLFSLWVLAAFLLPLAMIDGQHQLLPDCLTQPLLWAGLLFHAFSHGLLLRDALLGAVAGYLSLWLVYWAFRLLTRREGLGYGDFKLLAALGAWCGWQSLPAIELIAALSGIVGYLLLNKSNKNNQTIAFGPYLAFAGIALYTCQLFVNTY encoded by the coding sequence ATGAACGGGCTGATACTCGTCCGGGAGAGTTATCCCGTCGGGTTTGCCGCGATGAGCGGCGTATTCGGCGCGATCCTGGGGAGTTTTCTCGGCGTTGTGGTGGATCGCGTGCCGGGGATGGTGCTAGAGGAGGAGAGCCGCAGCAACCTGCTTTTCCCGGCGTCACACTGTCCCGTCTGCCAGCATGCTCTGCGCGCATGGGAGAACATCCCGCTGCTGAGCTGGCTGGCGCTGCGGGGACGCTGTCGTTGCTGCAAGTCGCCGATTCCGCTGCGGTTATTTTTACTCGAGCTGTTGACGGCGGTGTTCTTTGCCCTCACCGCCCGGTGGATACCGGACTTAGCATCCCTTTTCTCGCTGTGGGTGCTGGCGGCCTTTCTGCTGCCGCTGGCGATGATTGACGGACAGCACCAGCTGCTGCCCGACTGCCTGACGCAGCCGCTGCTCTGGGCCGGGCTGCTGTTCCACGCCTTCAGCCACGGGCTGCTCCTGCGTGATGCGCTGCTCGGCGCGGTGGCAGGCTATCTTTCGCTCTGGCTGGTGTACTGGGCGTTTCGTCTGCTTACCCGTCGGGAAGGGCTGGGCTACGGCGATTTCAAGCTGCTGGCGGCGCTGGGCGCCTGGTGCGGCTGGCAGTCACTGCCTGCGATTGAATTAATTGCCGCATTAAGTGGCATAGTGGGCTATTTGCTATTAAATAAATCGAATAAAAATAACCAAACCATCGCTTTCGGACCTTATCTGGCTTTTGCTGGAATAGCGCTCTATACCTGCCAGCTATTTGTGAATACCTATTAA
- the gspM gene encoding type II secretion system protein GspM, which produces MKARIAQFTSRYQQYSTREKFILKIAAGALCSAVIYYAGIIPLDNMIKNSQATLARQIETVNWMKTEIDKNHLPVLQVKTDNPRSVVENSAHEINLTLTDIRQDGQTLAFVVNRVNVYELKNWLREMNLASGVRLEKMNLTPVDHLSDVKAEIQLTWKKVA; this is translated from the coding sequence ATGAAAGCGCGAATTGCACAGTTTACATCTCGTTATCAACAATACAGCACCAGAGAAAAATTCATTTTAAAAATAGCGGCGGGAGCTTTATGCAGCGCCGTCATCTATTACGCAGGGATAATTCCCCTGGATAACATGATAAAAAATAGCCAGGCGACGCTGGCGCGACAAATTGAAACGGTAAACTGGATGAAAACAGAAATTGATAAAAATCATCTGCCGGTGCTACAGGTGAAAACCGATAATCCACGCAGCGTGGTGGAGAATAGCGCGCATGAAATCAACCTGACGCTGACCGATATTCGTCAGGACGGTCAGACTCTGGCCTTTGTCGTGAACCGGGTCAACGTGTATGAATTAAAAAACTGGCTGCGAGAGATGAACCTCGCGTCAGGCGTCAGGCTGGAGAAAATGAACCTCACGCCCGTGGATCACCTGAGCGACGTGAAGGCCGAAATCCAGCTGACCTGGAAAAAAGTGGCATGA
- the gspL gene encoding type II secretion system protein GspL has translation MKQVLFVRPDSREDGKIMWCESGSEQVTTLDTPQALHTLADHPLAARVCLLLPASEMIFRHFTLPKKMASQATAFSWMAEETLIGEVDDLHWTVLNKKGAEVDAVAIDSARLQQWLTRFHEAGLKVIQVLPDAWLLPVTAGGSTLVAREENYWLRLSPHIACNVEVGLLPLLMQKAGEGEVRCYGDIPPGIEVDEQLAAEHPLVLIQPQWRACRVNVLHGAFSAKATSARAAKGMKAAIAVMGLLSLGLLLGPRITLAWMLADRENQVQQEMVELYQHHFPSMRHQTNLKYHFGQNIKKQPKGIFLQMDELEKIRQSVPSMEITLFEYDDTQGALTLSVSAQNAQALQEFIHQASPNFDFTLQPISKDAPYTAMITGKYK, from the coding sequence ATGAAACAGGTCCTTTTTGTTCGTCCCGACAGCCGTGAGGACGGGAAAATCATGTGGTGTGAGTCGGGAAGCGAACAGGTTACAACCCTGGACACCCCGCAGGCGCTGCATACCCTTGCCGACCATCCTCTTGCTGCGCGCGTGTGTCTGCTGCTGCCCGCCAGTGAGATGATCTTCCGCCACTTTACGCTGCCGAAGAAAATGGCGTCGCAGGCGACCGCCTTCTCGTGGATGGCGGAGGAGACTCTGATTGGTGAGGTGGACGATCTCCACTGGACGGTGCTGAACAAAAAAGGCGCCGAGGTGGACGCCGTGGCGATAGATTCCGCCCGCCTGCAGCAGTGGCTGACCCGCTTTCACGAGGCGGGGCTGAAGGTCATTCAGGTCCTGCCTGACGCCTGGCTGCTGCCGGTCACGGCGGGTGGAAGCACGCTGGTTGCGCGGGAAGAGAACTACTGGTTGCGCTTGTCGCCGCATATCGCCTGTAACGTTGAGGTTGGCCTGTTGCCGCTGCTGATGCAAAAAGCCGGAGAGGGCGAGGTCCGCTGCTACGGGGACATCCCGCCAGGCATTGAGGTTGACGAACAGCTGGCGGCAGAACATCCGCTGGTGCTGATCCAGCCGCAGTGGCGGGCGTGCCGCGTCAACGTGCTGCACGGTGCGTTCAGCGCGAAAGCGACCAGCGCGAGGGCGGCGAAAGGGATGAAGGCCGCCATCGCGGTGATGGGGCTTCTCTCTCTGGGCCTGCTGCTCGGCCCCCGCATCACCCTGGCGTGGATGCTGGCAGATCGGGAAAATCAGGTGCAGCAGGAGATGGTCGAGCTTTATCAACACCATTTTCCGAGTATGCGTCATCAGACCAACCTTAAGTACCATTTTGGACAGAACATCAAGAAGCAGCCAAAAGGCATTTTTTTGCAGATGGACGAACTGGAAAAGATCCGTCAGTCCGTTCCGTCGATGGAAATTACGCTGTTTGAATATGACGACACGCAGGGAGCTCTGACATTAAGCGTGAGTGCGCAAAACGCGCAGGCATTACAGGAATTCATTCATCAGGCCAGCCCGAATTTTGATTTTACGTTACAGCCTATTTCAAAGGACGCGCCGTATACGGCCATGATTACAGGGAAATATAAATGA
- the gspI gene encoding type II secretion system minor pseudopilin GspI, whose translation MTKGKVKQNGMTLLEVMVALVIFSTAALALMNSVSLNVRFTHGLAETLQASWVAENQLAEAQLSKTDFPDAEEQGTEIMGGRSWYWHKQRVKTANSGWANAIRVYAEGDKSQPVISLQIIGPGEESK comes from the coding sequence ATGACTAAAGGCAAGGTTAAGCAGAACGGGATGACGCTCCTGGAGGTGATGGTGGCGCTGGTCATTTTCTCCACCGCCGCGCTGGCGCTGATGAATTCTGTCTCCCTGAACGTGCGCTTCACCCACGGGCTGGCCGAAACGCTGCAGGCCAGCTGGGTTGCAGAAAATCAGCTGGCTGAAGCCCAGCTTAGCAAAACCGATTTTCCCGATGCCGAGGAGCAGGGGACGGAAATCATGGGGGGGCGCAGCTGGTACTGGCATAAGCAGCGGGTGAAAACCGCCAATAGCGGTTGGGCCAATGCCATCCGCGTTTACGCCGAAGGCGATAAAAGCCAGCCGGTCATTTCGCTTCAGATCATTGGGCCGGGAGAAGAGAGCAAGTGA
- the gspJ gene encoding type II secretion system minor pseudopilin GspJ: MKTSRRQRGFTLLEIMIALTIFAVISTLAWQILDGAMRTSSATDTRAAKLNQLQRAWSLMERDFFQLQARAPRNAPDLFLQDGDAVEFTTLNGVSGTVQLERVRWRLEEGRLYRDVWPVIDSPADVKPDEVPIVSEVKAMQWRFYHQGWQKSWGDSAHLPDGVELTLTMENGDTWRWVFTTPGEIPEAAAPAAENAPAPQNAPAPDVKP; the protein is encoded by the coding sequence GTGAAGACGAGTCGACGCCAGCGCGGTTTTACCCTGCTGGAGATCATGATTGCGCTGACCATTTTTGCGGTCATCAGCACCCTGGCCTGGCAAATTCTCGACGGCGCGATGCGCACCAGTTCGGCAACCGATACCCGCGCGGCGAAGCTTAATCAGCTTCAGCGTGCCTGGAGCCTGATGGAGCGCGATTTTTTCCAGCTGCAGGCGCGGGCGCCGCGCAACGCGCCGGATCTGTTTTTACAGGATGGCGATGCCGTGGAATTTACCACGCTGAACGGCGTGAGTGGCACGGTCCAGCTGGAGCGCGTGCGCTGGCGGCTGGAAGAAGGGCGTCTGTATCGCGACGTCTGGCCGGTGATTGACAGCCCGGCGGACGTCAAACCCGATGAAGTGCCTATCGTCAGCGAGGTGAAAGCGATGCAATGGCGGTTTTATCACCAGGGCTGGCAAAAAAGCTGGGGTGACTCTGCCCATCTGCCAGACGGCGTGGAGCTTACGCTGACCATGGAAAATGGCGACACCTGGCGCTGGGTGTTTACCACGCCGGGAGAGATACCAGAAGCGGCGGCACCGGCGGCAGAAAACGCGCCTGCCCCGCAAAATGCGCCTGCGCCGGACGTGAAGCCATGA